The following coding sequences lie in one Treponema sp. OMZ 790 genomic window:
- a CDS encoding DUF4304 domain-containing protein, producing the protein MIEKPRDIFLKGCNEITAPLLLQGFKAKQKGQTVSKKPSKDITLEIYFQSSHYNDKNSIEIIPHIRVYSKAVKEFDITAYKNEYCSGIVYTKQLCYILSSEYKTWDLAKPNYSPTVSELQKAITDTVLPIFEVFYGSPEEIIQQSGKHGLHISLSYFLAFGYKDLAQQVLQTRINQSPHKKQYMNLYKSLSDTDKNTIDPKYNEFVGAGEIKMAYLQGLKLK; encoded by the coding sequence ATGATCGAAAAACCGAGAGATATATTTTTAAAGGGCTGTAATGAAATAACGGCGCCGTTACTTTTACAGGGATTTAAAGCAAAGCAAAAGGGACAAACGGTTTCCAAAAAGCCGAGTAAGGATATTACTTTAGAGATTTATTTTCAGTCCTCACACTATAATGACAAAAATAGCATAGAGATTATTCCCCATATCAGAGTGTATTCAAAAGCTGTAAAAGAATTTGATATTACGGCATACAAAAACGAGTATTGCAGCGGAATAGTTTACACCAAACAGCTTTGTTATATTTTAAGCAGCGAGTATAAAACATGGGATTTGGCAAAACCAAATTATTCGCCTACGGTTTCGGAATTGCAAAAAGCCATTACGGATACGGTTCTTCCGATATTTGAAGTATTTTACGGCTCACCTGAAGAAATTATACAACAGAGCGGCAAACACGGATTACATATTTCGTTATCTTATTTTCTTGCATTCGGATATAAAGACTTGGCACAACAGGTATTGCAAACCAGAATTAATCAAAGCCCTCATAAAAAGCAATATATGAATTTATACAAGAGCTTATCGGATACGGATAAAAACACTATCGACCCTAA
- a CDS encoding DUF2004 domain-containing protein, with protein MSKLNHEFFGVLDTAKDLAGGLENAFSDGIGVLWEKEYNGSIVTLWYDNAYELKINTLDAFAKLLKNLEEYKKTARLALKEYLKKDDEYITFHKEELESDVPADVSEFVEKMQIKSIALWAGEDFIAVDFMIDPEESDEILCVKFNRSLEVESIDWES; from the coding sequence ATGAGTAAATTGAATCACGAGTTTTTCGGTGTTCTTGATACCGCAAAAGATTTGGCCGGCGGATTAGAAAATGCTTTTAGTGATGGGATAGGAGTGCTTTGGGAAAAGGAATACAATGGAAGCATTGTAACACTTTGGTATGATAATGCCTACGAATTGAAAATAAATACTTTAGATGCTTTTGCAAAGCTTCTAAAAAACTTGGAAGAGTATAAGAAAACTGCAAGGCTTGCTTTAAAAGAGTATTTAAAAAAAGATGATGAATATATCACTTTTCATAAAGAAGAATTAGAATCGGATGTGCCTGCTGATGTTTCCGAGTTTGTGGAAAAAATGCAGATAAAATCCATTGCACTATGGGCCGGTGAAGATTTTATCGCTGTAGACTTTATGATTGATCCGGAGGAAAGTGATGAAATTCTCTGTGTAAAATTTAATCGCAGCTTAGAAGTGGAAAGTATAGATTGGGAAAGTTAG
- a CDS encoding methyl-accepting chemotaxis protein: MNTNIKNGKGISIMGRCITTMTVMITLLLLLICTVMGLRIYKMSIQQFINLTQQQFSGIDGNISLFIENSKKTVKLCARHPASKKADSSFHSYINETGEIFEKNFEKSASEKDIRIFFKEMESVYPEFINIFLGTKWGGHALLRSSQRGGYDPRSRAWYKQAVEKPSTAVVSSAYMSTSGVPCITFAHTVHSDDNELLGCFGIDVDLTNLTEFISNIRIGNTGYVMLTQSDGIILADPNHKNLNFTNLKDSSISAIKHLQNIGAGEVKTVSMDGKKWVVQTYPLKDIDWHIAVFVEHNEILQMFYTLLKDIALSGGIMLLLSLIAVYFMSYKIVQPIRNAVEALKNIVGRKGDLTVRLPIKGNDEITALSRYFNQTIEKIALSIKAVGENTGEMTNIGTELASNMTETASAVHQISTNIDGVKQQAMTQAASVTETAATVEEIIRTIRQLNGSIENQAASVAESSSAVEQMVSNIASITQTLDKTNEVIKTLADATADGKETVTGANTVTQQIAEESGGLLEASNVIQHIASQTNLLAMNAAIEAAHAGEAGKGFAVVADEIRKLAEESSTQGKTITATLKVLGAEIESLSASAKTAEEKFNMIFSLSDQVKTMSQNLINAMREQENGSREVLTAIRDINTVTSEVQAGSAEMLKGGEEIAEEMRKLDELTHLITGSMNEMASGAVQISNAVTEVNEITQKNKASIENLANEVKKFKM, encoded by the coding sequence ATGAACACAAATATAAAAAACGGTAAAGGTATTTCGATTATGGGAAGGTGCATTACAACCATGACCGTAATGATCACCTTGCTGCTCTTATTGATTTGCACTGTTATGGGATTGCGCATTTATAAGATGAGCATACAACAGTTTATCAATCTTACACAGCAGCAATTTTCCGGCATAGACGGAAATATTTCTCTTTTTATAGAAAACAGCAAAAAAACGGTAAAATTATGCGCCCGGCATCCTGCTTCAAAAAAAGCGGATAGCAGTTTTCACAGCTATATAAATGAAACAGGCGAAATTTTTGAAAAAAACTTTGAAAAAAGCGCATCCGAAAAAGACATACGAATCTTTTTTAAAGAAATGGAAAGCGTCTATCCCGAATTTATCAATATCTTTTTAGGTACAAAATGGGGCGGTCATGCGCTTTTACGCAGCTCACAAAGAGGCGGTTATGACCCGCGCAGCAGAGCATGGTATAAGCAAGCTGTAGAAAAACCGTCTACAGCCGTTGTCAGTTCCGCATATATGTCAACTTCAGGCGTACCGTGTATAACCTTTGCCCATACCGTGCATTCGGACGATAACGAGCTTTTAGGCTGCTTCGGTATAGACGTTGACCTTACAAACCTCACGGAATTTATCAGTAACATACGGATAGGCAATACCGGCTACGTAATGCTTACGCAAAGCGACGGTATCATTTTAGCCGACCCCAATCATAAAAATCTGAACTTTACAAACTTAAAAGATTCATCAATATCCGCAATCAAACATTTACAAAATATCGGTGCGGGAGAAGTGAAAACGGTTTCTATGGACGGGAAAAAGTGGGTTGTACAAACATATCCGCTAAAGGACATCGACTGGCACATAGCGGTATTTGTTGAGCATAACGAAATACTGCAAATGTTTTATACCCTTTTAAAAGATATTGCCTTGTCAGGCGGTATCATGCTGCTGCTTTCACTTATTGCAGTCTATTTTATGTCTTACAAAATAGTTCAGCCTATCCGCAATGCAGTTGAAGCATTAAAGAATATCGTCGGCAGAAAGGGCGATTTAACGGTCAGACTTCCTATAAAAGGCAATGACGAAATTACCGCACTTTCGCGGTATTTTAACCAAACAATCGAAAAAATCGCCTTGTCCATCAAAGCGGTCGGCGAAAACACCGGCGAAATGACAAACATCGGTACCGAGCTTGCAAGCAACATGACTGAAACCGCAAGCGCCGTGCACCAAATAAGCACCAATATCGACGGGGTAAAACAACAGGCAATGACACAGGCGGCAAGCGTAACCGAAACCGCAGCCACAGTGGAAGAAATTATCCGCACCATACGCCAATTAAACGGCAGTATAGAAAATCAAGCGGCAAGCGTTGCCGAGTCTTCTTCCGCCGTTGAACAAATGGTAAGCAATATCGCTTCCATCACTCAAACCCTCGATAAAACCAACGAAGTGATTAAAACCCTTGCGGATGCAACCGCCGACGGAAAGGAAACGGTAACGGGTGCAAACACCGTAACCCAACAAATTGCAGAAGAATCGGGCGGGCTTTTGGAAGCGTCAAACGTAATTCAGCACATTGCAAGCCAAACCAACCTTTTGGCAATGAACGCCGCAATCGAAGCCGCCCATGCCGGAGAAGCGGGAAAAGGTTTTGCCGTCGTTGCCGATGAAATCCGCAAACTCGCAGAAGAATCCAGTACGCAGGGAAAAACCATCACCGCGACGCTTAAAGTATTGGGTGCGGAAATTGAAAGCCTCTCGGCTTCCGCAAAAACGGCAGAAGAAAAATTCAACATGATTTTCAGTCTATCCGATCAGGTAAAAACAATGAGCCAAAACCTGATAAATGCCATGCGGGAACAGGAAAACGGCAGCCGCGAAGTTTTAACGGCTATCCGCGACATCAACACGGTTACATCCGAAGTGCAGGCAGGCTCGGCGGAAATGCTCAAAGGAGGCGAAGAAATAGCCGAAGAAATGCGCAAACTCGACGAACTGACACACCTCATCACAGGCAGCATGAACGAAATGGCTTCGGGAGCGGTGCAGATAAGCAACGCCGTAACGGAAGTAAACGAAATTACTCAAAAGAATAAAGCAAGCATTGAAAATCTGGCAAATGAAGTGAAGAAGTTTAAGATGTGA
- a CDS encoding nucleoside phosphorylase → MITSCYDIETKPIISLKDFYGEKKNLLEKCLIILSKKIYDHLLETFECCEVACLTACNGSTPIYKMNLNGEDIAFYLSSIGSAIAAGECFEANWTTGATKFIMFGSCGSLNKEITVGKYIIPTESYRGEGCSYYYAAPTTYIKIKNSNKVAALFEELNIPYVQGKVWTTDSMIRETVGLVNKRRSEGCIAVEMELAGVQAVCDFNQMELYNFLEAGDVLGESGYEVEGLRNANHDLAKLYIAFKMLAKI, encoded by the coding sequence ATGATTACATCATGTTATGACATCGAAACAAAACCGATTATCAGTTTAAAAGATTTTTATGGAGAGAAAAAGAATTTATTAGAAAAATGTTTGATTATTTTATCCAAAAAAATTTATGACCATCTACTCGAAACCTTTGAATGTTGTGAGGTAGCCTGTTTAACGGCTTGTAATGGTAGTACGCCTATATATAAAATGAATTTAAACGGAGAAGATATTGCTTTTTATTTATCCTCCATCGGTTCCGCGATAGCTGCTGGCGAATGTTTTGAGGCAAACTGGACAACAGGAGCAACTAAATTTATTATGTTCGGTTCTTGCGGAAGTTTGAATAAAGAAATAACCGTAGGCAAGTATATTATTCCGACCGAGAGTTACAGGGGAGAAGGCTGCTCTTATTATTATGCCGCTCCCACTACCTATATTAAAATTAAAAACAGCAATAAGGTAGCAGCGCTATTTGAAGAATTAAATATCCCTTATGTGCAGGGAAAAGTTTGGACAACAGACTCAATGATTAGAGAAACTGTAGGACTTGTAAATAAGAGAAGAAGCGAAGGCTGTATTGCCGTAGAAATGGAACTTGCCGGAGTACAGGCAGTTTGTGATTTCAATCAAATGGAGCTGTATAATTTTTTAGAAGCAGGTGATGTATTGGGGGAAAGCGGTTATGAAGTTGAAGGGCTTCGTAATGCCAATCATGATTTAGCAAAACTTTATATCGCTTTTAAAATGCTGGCGAAAATATAA
- a CDS encoding GNAT family N-acetyltransferase — translation MISIQEIPIDEIQDFWSRHISYLIDDGIITDKEDIEYFTGNEYRGVLEAHMIRDTDKQHMVYFIRNKKQIGAASYCTYQTEDGKCFILDYWIFPEYRGNGTGHLCFKALEQYTKSGGAKYYELNSSKENSIRFWKSLGFIENGKDEWDMLLLIKR, via the coding sequence ATGATTAGTATTCAAGAAATTCCCATAGATGAAATACAAGATTTCTGGAGCCGGCATATTAGCTATTTGATTGATGACGGCATAATTACAGATAAAGAAGACATTGAATATTTTACCGGTAATGAGTACAGAGGCGTTCTGGAAGCTCATATGATACGCGATACCGATAAACAGCACATGGTTTACTTTATTCGAAATAAAAAACAGATAGGAGCCGCATCTTACTGCACTTATCAGACTGAAGATGGAAAATGCTTTATTTTGGATTATTGGATTTTTCCTGAATATAGAGGAAATGGAACAGGGCATCTTTGTTTTAAAGCCTTAGAACAATACACTAAAAGCGGCGGAGCAAAGTATTATGAGCTGAATAGCAGTAAAGAAAATTCCATACGCTTTTGGAAATCGCTTGGGTTTATTGAAAACGGCAAAGATGAATGGGATATGCTCTTACTGATAAAACGATAA
- a CDS encoding TIGR02328 family protein produces MRLWHEDLIAKLPAQQLLGQHRECCALRGNGWGKKHSVVNYVFLYSPYKLFQYHQLVMNEMHKRGYKVSEEWLDKNYRGKKCIPYADLKKIKKTHPIYKEHNQAYMEECINNLLGKNIAV; encoded by the coding sequence ATGCGGTTATGGCATGAAGACCTTATAGCAAAACTTCCGGCTCAGCAGCTTCTCGGGCAGCACAGAGAGTGCTGTGCATTACGCGGAAACGGCTGGGGTAAAAAGCACTCGGTAGTGAATTATGTATTTTTATACTCACCGTATAAACTCTTTCAGTACCATCAACTTGTCATGAACGAAATGCATAAAAGAGGGTATAAGGTTTCTGAAGAATGGTTGGACAAAAATTATCGCGGTAAAAAATGTATTCCGTATGCGGATTTAAAAAAAATAAAAAAAACACATCCCATTTACAAAGAACACAATCAGGCATATATGGAAGAATGCATTAACAATTTACTTGGGAAAAACATTGCAGTGTAA
- a CDS encoding GNAT family N-acetyltransferase has product MARLGIFYRLTDNEPAKIKLEAEMTVKLYTPAIEDLWFREKIMNDEKTMAYNHSWGGTVPFPCHKWEQWYNKWIANNDDKYFYRYIKNDNEFVGEAAYHFDDKRRIYIANVIIYAPQRKKGYGRTALMLLCENAKCNGVKEIFDDIAIDNPAIRLFISCGFKEEYRTNEYVMLKKILSD; this is encoded by the coding sequence ATGGCAAGGTTAGGAATATTTTATCGGCTTACAGATAACGAGCCGGCTAAAATAAAACTTGAGGCAGAAATGACTGTAAAACTATATACTCCCGCAATTGAAGACTTATGGTTTAGGGAAAAAATCATGAATGATGAAAAAACTATGGCATATAATCATTCATGGGGCGGAACCGTTCCATTTCCCTGTCATAAATGGGAACAATGGTATAATAAATGGATTGCAAATAATGATGACAAATATTTTTACAGATATATAAAAAATGATAATGAATTCGTAGGTGAAGCCGCTTATCACTTTGATGATAAAAGAAGAATATACATTGCCAATGTTATTATATATGCACCTCAGCGTAAAAAGGGATATGGAAGAACTGCATTAATGCTATTATGTGAAAATGCAAAATGCAACGGAGTAAAAGAAATATTTGATGATATTGCAATTGACAATCCTGCGATAAGACTATTTATTAGCTGCGGTTTTAAGGAAGAGTATAGAACGAATGAATATGTGATGTTAAAAAAAATATTGTCCGATTAA